The candidate division WOR-3 bacterium DNA segment TTATGTAGAAATAAAGGGAAAAGAATTAGCCGACAAGGCAATAACTATTAAGAACTTTGAAAAATATGGTAAGGAGCCAAAAACTTTTATTGAAGTTTTTATTCAAGGAAGTGTGGCAGTAGATTTGAAAGGGAACCGTTTAGGAAAAGGAAAAGGTTATGGAGATAAAGAATATTATGATTTAAAAAATAGGGGATTGTTGCGAGAGCCTTTAGTAATCACTATTGTTCATGATTGCCAAATATTAGAGGATTTTTCTTATCTTGTTGAGCCGCACGATATTAAAGTAGATGTGATACTAACTCCCACCAGAATTATTAAGATTAATCAATAATTTATTTATTTCTGCTTTTAGACTTTTTTGCAATTCTTCTCGGTTTTGAAAAGTTATTTCATAAATTTTTACTGGAAATAAAGATTTTAATTTTTCAATAAATATAATTTTAGAAATAGGAATAGTGGCAATAATAATTTTATCCAATTGAAAAACTTCCATTACTTTTTCTTTAAATTTTTGAGAAAAAAGTTCCATTTTACCGATTTCATCTATTAAAATAATTTTCTTTTCTTTTGCTAAGTTTAATTCCGGAATTATTAATTTTTCAAAATTGGGAATATCAACATAGTATTTAGAAATTTTATAAGGTGTGGAGAATTTAATATGGGCCAAGATTCCTTCGCCAGTATGAAAAGTTACAATTTTAAAGCCAATTCTTTCATTTTTTTCTCTTATTTCTTCGGTATAAAAGCCACAAATATTCTTTAAATCCAAAGAAGAAGCAATATTTTTAATGAGGGTTGTTTTTCCAATACCCGGTCTTCCAGTAATAAAAAATATTGATTTGTTTAAAAATTTCATTATTATATTAATAAACTTTAAGGGCGGTTAGCTCAGATGGTTAGAGCGTCGGTCTCACATACCGAAGGTCAGAGGTTCAAATCCTCTACCGCCCATTGGAAACGATTTCTTCCGGAGGATTGATCTTGAGAATTTCGATTTCGGTTAACGAAGGACGAAAACCTTTCTTTCGACGATAATTTTCTCTTCGTCTAAATTTAAAAACAATAATTTTTTCTCCTTTAAAATGGGACAATACTTTAGCCTCTATGAAAGCACCTTTTACTTTTGGAGTTCCTATCCAAACTTTATCGTTTGCCTTTAAAAATAACACATCATCAAGCTTGATAACTTCTCCCACTTCGGCTTTGATTCGTGGAACGATTAATTTTTCGCCTTCTTTGATAAAATATTCAAATCCTTTTATTTCGGCAATTGCAAACATTTTTATCTTTTTTGTTGTTCTACCGGTGTTACTTTTTGTTGAATTTTTTGAATTTTTGGTTGAGAAGTTAAAACCAGACCTATCGAGGTAAGTAAAAGTAACGTCGCGATGGCTGAAGTTAATTTAGTCATAAAAGGAGAAATTCCACCTCCACCAAAAATTGATTCACCGCCGCCAAAGATTAATGACATTCCACCCTTTTGAGGTTGTTGTAAAAGAACCACAAATATCAAAAGCAGACATACTAAAATATGCAATATTAACAAAAAAGAAAACATATTTTTATTTTAACAAAAAATTTTTATAAATCAAGATTAACAATTTGAACAAATTCTTCTAATTTTATACTGGCACCACCAATGAGTACACCATCGATTTCTTCTTCTTTTAATAATTCGTAGATATTATTTTTATTTACACTTCCTCCGTAGATAATTCTTAGATTTTCGCTGATTTCTTTACCATAATCTTTAGAAATTATCTCACGAATAAAACTATGAACTTCACGAGCTTGTACTGGCGTAGCATTAATACCGCTACCAATCGCCCAAATTGGCTCGTAGGCAATTACTATTTCATTAAGTTTTTCGACATCTTTTAACCCCTTTTTTAATTGTTTTTCAATAACTTCAAAAGTTTTGCCTGTTTTTCTTTCTTCTAAATCTTCCCCAACACAAAAGACTGGCTTTAAATTTACATCTAAAGCCTTTTTAATTTTTTTATTTATCATCTCGTCATTTTCAAAAAAATATCTTCTTCTTTCCGAATGGCCGATTATTACGTATTCACAATCTAAAGCAATTAAAAATAAAGGTGAAATTTCGCCAGTAAATGCCCCTTTATCTTCCCAATGAGTATTTTGAGCTCCTAATTTAATTCCAGTATTTTTAATAATTTCCGATACGGTAAAAAGGGTAGTGAAAGGAGGAAAGAGAACGATCTCTTTTTTTTCGATATTTTTAATAGATTTTAATAACTTTTCAACGAATTCCTTTCCTTCTAAATGGTTAAGATTCATTTTCCAATTGCCGCCAATAAAAATTTTTCTTTTCTTCATTTCAAATTTATAAAAGGGCTTTTAAGCCTGGTAATTCTTTTCCTTCTAAAAACTCTAAAGTAGCACCACCGGCCATAGAAATAAATGAAAATTTGTCGATACAATTGAATTTATTTATTGCTGCCACGGTATCACCGCCACCGGCTAAACTGAAAGTACCTTTTTGAGTAACCTCAGCGATTGCTTTTATAATTTCTCTTGTACCACAGCTAAAGGGTTCAATTTCAAATATTCCTAAAGGACCACAAAATATAATCGTTTTTGCTTCTTTAATTATTTTCACATATTGGGTAATTGTTTCTTTACCAATATCTACACCGTAATAGTCTTTTCTTATCTCTTCTATTGGAGTATTATAGTAATGAGCATTTTCCGAAATTTCGGAAGCAATTAAGATATCTTTGGGTAGGATAACTTTTTCTTCCTTAGCCAACAATTCACCTTCTTTTAAAAGATTTTCTTCGTATATCGATTTGCCGATTTCGTATCCTAACGCTTTAAAAATTGTAAAAATTACACCACCTCCTAACAGAACTTTATCAACTTTTGGTAAAAGATTTTTTATTACCCCTAATTTATCAGAAATTTTAGCTCCGCCAATTATTAAAATTGCTGGTCTTTTAACCTCATCAAAAATTTTTTTTAAATTTTCCACTTCTTTTAGAAATTGAAAGCCAGCACATTTTTCTTTTATAAACTGAGTAATACCAACAATAGAAGCGTGTGCCCGATGAGAAGCAGAAAAAGCATCATTTACATACACATCTATTTCGGTAGCTAATTCTCTTGCAAAATTAAGATCATTTTTTTCTTCTTCTTCATAAAATCTTAAATTTTCTAACAAATAAATTTCACCAAATTTAGCCCTTTTCTTTCTTTCTAAAACTTTTTCACCGATACAATCTTCTAAAAAAATTACTTCTTTATTTAGGAGTTTTGATAAATGAGAAGCAATCGGAAATAAAGAAAATTCCTCTTTTTTTTCTTTTTTAGGTCTTCCTAAATGAGACGCAATAAAGAGAATAGTGGGAAAATTCAAAATAAAAAAAATAGTCTCCAAAGAGGCACGGATTCGTGAGTCGTCAAGAATTTTTCTTTCCTTTAAAGGGACGTTATAATCTACCCTTAAAAATATTTTCTTATAATTTAAATCAATATCTTTTATTGATTTCATATTTTTTATGTTTTTAAAATTATTTTAAATTTTTGGCCACTAATTCCGCTAATTCTACAACGCGGCAAGAATAGCCCCACTCATTATCATACCAGGCATATACTTTGACAAAATTGTTATCAATCACATCGGTAAGAGTAGCGTCAAAGATACAAGAATAAGGATTTCCGACAAAATCTTGAGAAACTAATTCCTCTTCAACATATTGAAGATATTTACTTAAATAAGTTTGGCTTGCTTTTTTAAATACCTGGTTTACTTCTTCTTTGTTTGTCTGCTTTTCAACCACACAAGATAAATCCACCATCGAAACATTTGCTACCGGTACTCTTATTGCTATGCCGGAAATTTTCCCTTTTAATTCTGGAAAGATGACACCAATCATTTTCGCTGCTCCGGTGGTGGTGGGAATCATTGATAGACCGCATGCTCGAGCTCGTCGTAAATCTTTATGGGGAGCATCTAAAATTCTTTGGTCATTGGTGTAAGCATGAATTGTTGTCATGTAACCAGAAATAATTCTAAAGTTTTCGTGAAGAACTTTTATTAATGGTAAAAGACAATTAGTTGTGCAAGAAGCATTGGAAATAATATGATCTTTTTCCGGGTCGTAATCCTTTTCATTTATTCCTAAAACAAAAGATTTGATTTCTTTTTCATCTTTTGGGGGAGCAGTTAAAATTACCTTTTTGGCACCATTTTTGAGATGATTTTCTAGTTCTTCTTTTTTACGAAACACACCGCTTGCTTCAATTACAATGTCGACTTTTAATTTTTCCCAGGGTAAATTTTTAATATCTCTTTCATTTAGCACAAAAATTTCTCGCTCCTTTACAATCAATCTATCTTTTTCTGCTTTTATTTCATAAGGAGATTGCCCGTGAACGGAGTCATACTTTAAAAGGTGTCCTAAAATTTTACCATCAGCCACATCATTAATAGCAACAAATTCTAAATTTTTATTTTCTAACCCAATTCTTAATACTAATCTACCGATTCGACCAAATCCATTTATTGCTATTCTTGCCATTTTTACCTCCAAATAACTTTTTATTATAAAGAAACTTGAAAAAAAATCAAGTTTATATTATTTTTTAAATTATGAAAGTAAATATTGCGGGTTATAATATAGACACAAAAGTCTTAAAAAAAATATCTTCTAAATATAAAAAACTTTTAACACCAGAAACTTTATCTTGTGCCTACGCACGAATTAGTCGATACGATCTTTCGATTGAGAAATTAAGAGAAATTGCACTAAAAGAAATTGAAAAAGCAAGAAAAACAAATAAAAGAATAATTTTTGAAATGGGCCATTCTTCTATTGCTGAACACAGTGTTTTTAATATTGATATTATTAAAATATCCCGATTAGCGGTAGAGGAAATTGAGCATTTTCGGTTGGCTTCTTATACTGAGAAGTCCCAAAGATATATAAAGTTAAAAGAGGGTTTCTATATTCCGGAAGAAATAAAAAACACAAAAATTGAAGAAGGATATAAAAAAACTATTAAAAAACTCTTTGCTACTTATAAAGATTTTATAAAAAAGGAAATACCAAAGGAAGATGCCCGTTATCTTTTGCCTTTGGCTACTTGTACTCAATTGGGGATGACAATTAATGCTCGTAGTTTAGAGTATATGTTAAGAAAATTCTCTGCTTCTCCTTTAGAAGAGATTAGAGAATTAGGAAAAAAGATTTTTACAAAAGTAAAAAAAATTGCTCCGTCACTTTTGAGATATTATCAAGCCACCAATTACGAATTAAAAACAAAAGAAGAATTAAAAAGTTTTTCTAAAAAATTTGAACATCTGAGAAAGTTGGCAGAGGCGGAAGATGTTCGATTAATTGCCTATTATAGTGATGATTTGATTCCCAAAGCCCTTCTTTATTCTTACTTTGATACTCCCTTTCCTGAGAGATTACCTTTAAATACCCAAGAAAGAGAAGCGATTATTAAAAAAAGTTTAGAATACTTAGAGTTTTATGATGCTGTCCCCCGAGAATTTGAATTTGGGTTTTTAGTATTTGAAATTGTAATAAGTGCCGCTGCTTTTGCTCAATTGAAGAGGCATCGATTAATGACCTTGATAAGCCAATATTATAATCCGGAATTAAAGTTTACTATTCCGAAATCGATTACTGATAAAAATTTAGAAAAAGAGTTTCGAAAAAGAATGGAAGAGGTTGAGGAACTTTTCTATTCTTTAAAAGAAAAATTAGGGATAGAGAGGGCTCAATATATTTTAACTAATGCCCATCGAAAAAGAATTTTGATTGGTTTAAATCCTAGAGAATTTTATCATATCTCGCGGTTAAGAGAAGATAGAGAAGCTCAATGGGAGATTAGAGAAATTGTTGGAAAAATGAATAGATTAGCAAAAGAAAAAATGCCCGAGGTATTTCTTTTGCTCGGTGGCAAGGATAAATATCCCGAGATTTATTATTCTATTTATCATAAATATCCTAAATCAAAAATAAAATAAAATAAAATAAAATAAAATTTTTCTACTTCTTTTTTTGAAAGACTTCTTTAAGAAGTTATTTTATAATTTCAAAACATTTCTTTTTAATATCACTATTAGAGTTGTAGTAGTTGGTTTATGAGTTTAAATGTAGTCAAAATTTCTAAGTAATATCATATTAAAATTGCTAAATTGATTCAAAAGAGAAAAAAATTTTTTGATATTTGATTTTAATATACTTTTAACTACCTTCATTTATATTACATTTCAATAAATCGTGTTTTATTAATATTATTATTTTACTGGTTTTAATTTTATCTATTCGATGGCAACCTTTAGAAAGTTGATAATTCTTTAATTATTTTCTCTTTCATCTTTAAAATTTCTGCCTTTCTTTTTGACTTTGATAAATTTTCCATTACCCCATACTAAAAGAAATCTAAGAAATGATTATTTTTATTTAATACCTTTATTAAATGTGATAATTATACTTTAGCACTTTATGTAATCTAGATTATCGTTGATTGGAAAAACTCAAAATAATGATAGAAAAAGAAAGAGAGAAGAGGCATACAGAGATAAGGCGTGAGAGCAACGCTAGGAATAAGTTTCAATAAAATTTTTAAATAATCTTCAAAAAAATGGCAGTTTTAAAAGGTTATTGTTGATAACATTCAGAAAGTTTTGATTAATACTTTTTATCTAAAGAATTAATAAGCCGCTATTTTATTTTACATCGTTAGTTTAAAAAATAATTTAGAAGATTTAACAAATTTTTCATTGTTTTTGGTGCTTTTTCTAAAATAATTTCTTTTTAGTGGCGGTTATGTTGTTTTTAAAATTGACAATTATTTATTTTTGAATATAATAAAATAAATAATGAAAATAAAACTGGGTAAAAGATTCTTAATCAGTTATTTTATTATTGTTTCTCTAATATTCGCAATAATATTTTTTGTCGTTTCTTCTTTTATTTTCAAAAAATTAGAAGAAGAGATAACTCTTCGTTCAAGAATTTTTGCAAGATATATGTCCCAAACCCAAGTAGAAGGGGCAGGCAGTAGTTCTTATGAGTTAGACATAATTTTTGAAGAAGTTATAAGGAAAATCGATTTTCCGGTAATTGTGACCGATGATCGTGGTGAAATCGTTGCTTATCGAAATGTTGGGAAAAATCCAACAAAAGAGATACTAAGAAAAAAATTAGAAAGCTTAAAGAAAGAGAAATCGCCAATTCCTCTTTTGGTGAATATTGGTGATACTACTAAATTTCTTGGTGAGATATATTATGGTTTGTCTCCTTCAGCAAAGTTTATTCGTTTTTATCCCTATTATCAAATCTTAGTTTTGTTATTTTTTATCTTTTTAGGAATTTGGGCAATTTTTGTTTATAGAAAAAGAGAAGAAGAAAGGTTATGGACTTTCTTAGCAAAAGAAACTGCCCACCAAATGGCTACTCCGCTTTCTTCTTTGTTAGGTTGGTTAACAACGTTGGAAGATAAGATTGAAAAAAAATATTATGAAGAAATGCTATTAGACGTAAAAAAAATGGAAATTGCTTTAGAAAGATTTTCTCGAATTGGGTTACCTCCTAAATTAAAAGAAACGCCAATAAAAGAGGTTATTGAAAAAGTTTGTCAACATTTTCAAAAAAGAATGCCGTTAAATATTGAATTGATTTTGAATTTAAAAAGTAATCCCTCTTTGCCTTTAGATGAGGTGCTCTTTGGTTGGAGTTTAGAGAATTTGTTGAAAAATAGTGTTGATGCCATTGGTGATAATTCAGGAAGAATTGAGATAAAAGAAGTCCCTAACAATATTTGTTACGAAATTCAAATAATTGACAATGGAGAAGGAATTGATAAAAAAATTAGAAAAAAGATTTTTAAGCCCGGGGTAACATCAAAAAAATACGGTTGGGGAATAGGTTTGTCATTGGCAAAGAGAATTATTGAAGAGTATCACCAAGGAAAATTAATATTAAAAGAATCTAAAAAGAATAGAACCGTTTTTTCGATTATCTTAAAGAAAAAATGAAAATTCTCTGGATTGATGACGAAATAGATCTTTTGAAACCTTTCATTTATTTTTTAAAAGAAAAAGGATATGAAGTAAAAGAAGTGACTAATGGGGTTGATGGGTTAAATAAAATAAAAGAGGAAAATTTTGATTTGGTTTTTTTAGATGAAATGATGCCTGGGTTGGATGGTTTAGAAGTTGCAAAAAAAATAAAAAATTATGATCCAAATATTTTTATTGTTATGGTTACTAAAGTAAGTGATGAAGCTTTTATTGATGAAGTTTATGCTAATTTAATTGATGATTTTATTTTAAAACCCTTAAATCCTCTGCAAATATTAGCAGTAATTAAGAGGTTATTAGAAAAAAAAGAAATTTTTAAAGAGAATTTAGTAAGAGAATATTTAAAAATTCTTTCAGGTATAAAAAATTTTGAAAAAATTGAAGAATGGTATGATTTCTATCAGCAGTTAATAAAGTGGCGGGAATATATTAACCGTTTTTCCCTTGATGATCTTCGAGAAAGTTACGAAGACATTTTGAAAGAAGGAAATGAAAATTTTGCCTCTTTTGTTGAGAATAATTATATTAAATGGTTAAAAAATAATACTGGACCTGTTCTTTCTCATCGGTTTTTTGAGAAATTTCTTAAACCTAACTTAGACAGTTTGCCACTTTATTGGATAATTTTTGATTCTCTTAGACTTGACCAATGGTTAATTATTTATAATATTTTGAAAGAACATTTTTTAGTAAAACAAAATTTTTATTGTTCAATACTTCCCTCTGCTACCCCTTATTCCCGTAATGCTTTATTAAGTGGTTTAACTCCCGAAAAGATTTTTAAGTATTATCCGGAATATTGGATCTTTGATGATGTCGGACAAAATCGATATGAAGAAATATTGTTTCATAAACTTTTAAACCGAGAGAAAATTTCTCTAACACCTTTCTATTTAAAAGTTTTGAAGATAGAAGACTTAGCCGAAAAATTAGATTATCTTATCAATCCTGACAAGGAGATTATTGTAATTATTATCAATTTTTTGGATTTTCTTATCCATTCTGCTAAAGAAGAAGTGTTTATTAAAGAGATTGCGGAAAATGAAGATTCATTATTGGAATTTACTAAAATTTGGTTTAATTCTTCATTAATTTTTCAATTTTTAAAGAAACTTAAGCAGAAAAGAAGGAAGATTATCATCACTTCCGACCACGGATTTATTAAAGTCA contains these protein-coding regions:
- a CDS encoding HAMP domain-containing sensor histidine kinase, whose protein sequence is MKIKLGKRFLISYFIIVSLIFAIIFFVVSSFIFKKLEEEITLRSRIFARYMSQTQVEGAGSSSYELDIIFEEVIRKIDFPVIVTDDRGEIVAYRNVGKNPTKEILRKKLESLKKEKSPIPLLVNIGDTTKFLGEIYYGLSPSAKFIRFYPYYQILVLLFFIFLGIWAIFVYRKREEERLWTFLAKETAHQMATPLSSLLGWLTTLEDKIEKKYYEEMLLDVKKMEIALERFSRIGLPPKLKETPIKEVIEKVCQHFQKRMPLNIELILNLKSNPSLPLDEVLFGWSLENLLKNSVDAIGDNSGRIEIKEVPNNICYEIQIIDNGEGIDKKIRKKIFKPGVTSKKYGWGIGLSLAKRIIEEYHQGKLILKESKKNRTVFSIILKKK
- a CDS encoding phosphoglycerate kinase, encoding MKSIKDIDLNYKKIFLRVDYNVPLKERKILDDSRIRASLETIFFILNFPTILFIASHLGRPKKEKKEEFSLFPIASHLSKLLNKEVIFLEDCIGEKVLERKKRAKFGEIYLLENLRFYEEEEKNDLNFARELATEIDVYVNDAFSASHRAHASIVGITQFIKEKCAGFQFLKEVENLKKIFDEVKRPAILIIGGAKISDKLGVIKNLLPKVDKVLLGGGVIFTIFKALGYEIGKSIYEENLLKEGELLAKEEKVILPKDILIASEISENAHYYNTPIEEIRKDYYGVDIGKETITQYVKIIKEAKTIIFCGPLGIFEIEPFSCGTREIIKAIAEVTQKGTFSLAGGGDTVAAINKFNCIDKFSFISMAGGATLEFLEGKELPGLKALL
- a CDS encoding 5-formyltetrahydrofolate cyclo-ligase; its protein translation is MKNKEEIRREIWEYMEKNNLVTFPRPCYGRIPNFVGSEQAARKLYQIEEFLRAKGVFSAPDNVLKEARRITLKEGKSLIVALPHIKGYVEIKGKELADKAITIKNFEKYGKEPKTFIEVFIQGSVAVDLKGNRLGKGKGYGDKEYYDLKNRGLLREPLVITIVHDCQILEDFSYLVEPHDIKVDVILTPTRIIKINQ
- the thyX gene encoding FAD-dependent thymidylate synthase; amino-acid sequence: MKVNIAGYNIDTKVLKKISSKYKKLLTPETLSCAYARISRYDLSIEKLREIALKEIEKARKTNKRIIFEMGHSSIAEHSVFNIDIIKISRLAVEEIEHFRLASYTEKSQRYIKLKEGFYIPEEIKNTKIEEGYKKTIKKLFATYKDFIKKEIPKEDARYLLPLATCTQLGMTINARSLEYMLRKFSASPLEEIRELGKKIFTKVKKIAPSLLRYYQATNYELKTKEELKSFSKKFEHLRKLAEAEDVRLIAYYSDDLIPKALLYSYFDTPFPERLPLNTQEREAIIKKSLEYLEFYDAVPREFEFGFLVFEIVISAAAFAQLKRHRLMTLISQYYNPELKFTIPKSITDKNLEKEFRKRMEEVEELFYSLKEKLGIERAQYILTNAHRKRILIGLNPREFYHISRLREDREAQWEIREIVGKMNRLAKEKMPEVFLLLGGKDKYPEIYYSIYHKYPKSKIK
- the rplU gene encoding 50S ribosomal protein L21, whose amino-acid sequence is MFAIAEIKGFEYFIKEGEKLIVPRIKAEVGEVIKLDDVLFLKANDKVWIGTPKVKGAFIEAKVLSHFKGEKIIVFKFRRRENYRRKKGFRPSLTEIEILKINPPEEIVSNGR
- the gap gene encoding type I glyceraldehyde-3-phosphate dehydrogenase — translated: MARIAINGFGRIGRLVLRIGLENKNLEFVAINDVADGKILGHLLKYDSVHGQSPYEIKAEKDRLIVKEREIFVLNERDIKNLPWEKLKVDIVIEASGVFRKKEELENHLKNGAKKVILTAPPKDEKEIKSFVLGINEKDYDPEKDHIISNASCTTNCLLPLIKVLHENFRIISGYMTTIHAYTNDQRILDAPHKDLRRARACGLSMIPTTTGAAKMIGVIFPELKGKISGIAIRVPVANVSMVDLSCVVEKQTNKEEVNQVFKKASQTYLSKYLQYVEEELVSQDFVGNPYSCIFDATLTDVIDNNFVKVYAWYDNEWGYSCRVVELAELVAKNLK
- the tpiA gene encoding triose-phosphate isomerase yields the protein MKKRKIFIGGNWKMNLNHLEGKEFVEKLLKSIKNIEKKEIVLFPPFTTLFTVSEIIKNTGIKLGAQNTHWEDKGAFTGEISPLFLIALDCEYVIIGHSERRRYFFENDEMINKKIKKALDVNLKPVFCVGEDLEERKTGKTFEVIEKQLKKGLKDVEKLNEIVIAYEPIWAIGSGINATPVQAREVHSFIREIISKDYGKEISENLRIIYGGSVNKNNIYELLKEEEIDGVLIGGASIKLEEFVQIVNLDL
- the secG gene encoding preprotein translocase subunit SecG; amino-acid sequence: MFSFLLILHILVCLLLIFVVLLQQPQKGGMSLIFGGGESIFGGGGISPFMTKLTSAIATLLLLTSIGLVLTSQPKIQKIQQKVTPVEQQKR
- a CDS encoding bifunctional response regulator/alkaline phosphatase family protein, with the translated sequence MKILWIDDEIDLLKPFIYFLKEKGYEVKEVTNGVDGLNKIKEENFDLVFLDEMMPGLDGLEVAKKIKNYDPNIFIVMVTKVSDEAFIDEVYANLIDDFILKPLNPLQILAVIKRLLEKKEIFKENLVREYLKILSGIKNFEKIEEWYDFYQQLIKWREYINRFSLDDLRESYEDILKEGNENFASFVENNYIKWLKNNTGPVLSHRFFEKFLKPNLDSLPLYWIIFDSLRLDQWLIIYNILKEHFLVKQNFYCSILPSATPYSRNALLSGLTPEKIFKYYPEYWIFDDVGQNRYEEILFHKLLNREKISLTPFYLKVLKIEDLAEKLDYLINPDKEIIVIIINFLDFLIHSAKEEVFIKEIAENEDSLLEFTKIWFNSSLIFQFLKKLKQKRRKIIITSDHGFIKVKRPTIIQGGRELSANLRYKSGGGLTVDKKAAWLITPRDLELPQEFLGEEYAICKSDYYFIYPTKPREYEKTYKFTYQHGGISLQEMILPVGILYPLD
- a CDS encoding NTPase, which translates into the protein MKFLNKSIFFITGRPGIGKTTLIKNIASSLDLKNICGFYTEEIREKNERIGFKIVTFHTGEGILAHIKFSTPYKISKYYVDIPNFEKLIIPELNLAKEKKIILIDEIGKMELFSQKFKEKVMEVFQLDKIIIATIPISKIIFIEKLKSLFPVKIYEITFQNREELQKSLKAEINKLLINLNNSGGS